The Betta splendens chromosome 4, fBetSpl5.4, whole genome shotgun sequence genome contains a region encoding:
- the LOC114853825 gene encoding uncharacterized protein LOC114853825 isoform X2, with translation MMETKLWFALCALLLVNLAVAEHDNGNVTANTAPSQAAPTPNTVTTKSSTASTPAVGKNITLTHTPKNQSEPTPSIVSNATTSHHLPTTNVTNPSLQNHTENENATSPAQPAHVPTSTSLQPQTNASSPAANATEPAEPKTSPSATTSNTTSPANSTHPLQEQPTNKTQTPLTPQAQATTTQSTSTISPAGNSTTAIKASASQHNAGGNTTMSSQSSTLNSLQAGLVSAFVIAAVVIALLLFLKLRRRNSRPAFRRLQEDEMEDTPLSMYTY, from the exons ATGATGGAGACCAAACTCTGGTTTGCCCTGTGTGCGCTGCTGCTCGTTAACTTGGCAGTGGCCGAACACG ATAATGGCAACGTCACTGCTAATACTGCTCCCAGCCAAGCTGCCCCAACACCAAATACTGTCACGACCAAGTCCAGCACCGCCAGCACGCCTGCAGTCGGGAAAAACATCACTCTGACACATACGCCAAAGAACCAGAGCG AACCAACACCTTCTATTGTGAGCAACGCCACCACCTCTCACCACCTCCCCACCACCAACGTGACAAACCCCTCACTCCAAAACCACACTGAGAACGAGAACGCCACGAGCCCCGCGCAACCCGCACACGTGCCCACCTCCACATCCCTGCAGCCCCAAACGAACGCATCCTCTCCTGCCGCGAATGCCACGGAGCCAGCGGAGCCTAAAACCAGCCCCTCGGCTACAACCAGCAACACAACAAGTCCAGCAAACAGCACCCACCCCCTGCAGGAGCAGCCCACCAACAAGACACAGACTCCCTTAACGCCGCAGGCACAGGCCACCACTACGCAGAGCACGTCCACCATCAGCCCAGCAGGCAACTCCACCACTGCGATCAAAGCCAGCGCATCGCAGCACAACGCGGGGGGCAACA CGACAATGTCCAGCCAGTCTTCCACTCTGAACTCGCTCCAGGCCGGCTTGGTGTCAGCCTTCGTCATCGCCGCCGTCGTAATCGCTCTACTCCTCttcctgaagctgcgccgaagAAACAGCCGACCAGCGTTCCGCAGGCTGCAGGAG GATGAAATGGAAGACACGCCTTTATCCATGTACACCTACTGA
- the LOC114853825 gene encoding uncharacterized protein LOC114853825 isoform X1: MMETKLWFALCALLLVNLAVAEHDNGNVTANTAPSQAAPTPNTVTTKSSTASTPAVGKNITLTHTPKNQSEPTPSIVSNATTSHHLPTTNVTNPSLQNHTENENATSPAQPAHVPTSTSLQPQTNASSPAANATEPAEPKTSPSATTSNTTSPANSTHPLQEQPTNKTQTPLTPQAQATTTQSTSTISPAGNSTTAIKASASQHNAGGNTTMSSQSSTLNSLQAGLVSAFVIAAVVIALLLFLKLRRRNSRPAFRRLQEVPMDEMEDTPLSMYTY, from the exons ATGATGGAGACCAAACTCTGGTTTGCCCTGTGTGCGCTGCTGCTCGTTAACTTGGCAGTGGCCGAACACG ATAATGGCAACGTCACTGCTAATACTGCTCCCAGCCAAGCTGCCCCAACACCAAATACTGTCACGACCAAGTCCAGCACCGCCAGCACGCCTGCAGTCGGGAAAAACATCACTCTGACACATACGCCAAAGAACCAGAGCG AACCAACACCTTCTATTGTGAGCAACGCCACCACCTCTCACCACCTCCCCACCACCAACGTGACAAACCCCTCACTCCAAAACCACACTGAGAACGAGAACGCCACGAGCCCCGCGCAACCCGCACACGTGCCCACCTCCACATCCCTGCAGCCCCAAACGAACGCATCCTCTCCTGCCGCGAATGCCACGGAGCCAGCGGAGCCTAAAACCAGCCCCTCGGCTACAACCAGCAACACAACAAGTCCAGCAAACAGCACCCACCCCCTGCAGGAGCAGCCCACCAACAAGACACAGACTCCCTTAACGCCGCAGGCACAGGCCACCACTACGCAGAGCACGTCCACCATCAGCCCAGCAGGCAACTCCACCACTGCGATCAAAGCCAGCGCATCGCAGCACAACGCGGGGGGCAACA CGACAATGTCCAGCCAGTCTTCCACTCTGAACTCGCTCCAGGCCGGCTTGGTGTCAGCCTTCGTCATCGCCGCCGTCGTAATCGCTCTACTCCTCttcctgaagctgcgccgaagAAACAGCCGACCAGCGTTCCGCAGGCTGCAGGAGGTACCTATG GATGAAATGGAAGACACGCCTTTATCCATGTACACCTACTGA